A portion of the Gossypium arboreum isolate Shixiya-1 chromosome 8, ASM2569848v2, whole genome shotgun sequence genome contains these proteins:
- the LOC108467875 gene encoding uncharacterized protein LOC108467875 isoform X1, translating into MSVTQFAMVEELAFLVKDNLPCKHLVLSMEEAFMNFLQDDTSTDGILELEPMNSYNRLLLHRLADIFGFAHESIGEGDDRHLILQRCPETSIPSILVSDILWQCDEPQSLTASHHILTREGTTPVMEKNLPSFELSLEEREAAYLAARERIFAMDVGEVREPVKHKPRTVPIVARRMIAHALGQRINLCNLDDSARDLKDLGKTDEPSVHDTDKVDNNSRTETHQDAFLEQRKPVDICSKANSNTSKHNTSVVCERNASDEQTEKRPTNASIPGRSRNRVNKEYSKEEHLGAAKRMFANALGLRSAKDSRSSERKTTQ; encoded by the exons atgAGCGTTACCCAGTTCGCAATG GTGGAGGAACTGGCGTTTCTAGTTAAGGACAATCTTCCTTGCAAGCATCTAGTTCTGTCAATGGAGGAGGCTTTTATGAATTTCCTTCAGGATGATACAAG CACAGATGGGATCCTAGAGTTGGAACCTATGAATTCATACAATCGGCTTCTCCTGCATCGTCTTGCAGATATATTTGG ATTTGCTCATGAATCAATTGGTGAAGGAGACGATCGGCATTTGATTTTGCAACGATGCCCAGAGACATCAAT ACCTTCCATTCTTGTTAGTGATATACTATGGCAGTGTGATGAGCCTCAGTCTCTCACAGCATCTCACCATATATTAACAAGAGAAGGAACTACACCAG TAATGGAGAAAAACTTGCCTTCTTTTGAGCTTAGTCTTGAGGAAAGAGAAGCAGCTTACTTAGCTGCTCGAGAACGGATTTTTGCAATGGATGTTGGAGAGGTTCGAGAACCTGTTAAGCATAAGCCACGAACTGTTCCTATTGTAGCTCGTCGAATGATTGCACATGCTTTAGGCCAAAGAATTAACTTATGCAATCTAGACGATAGTGCCCGGGATTTGAAAGACCTAGGGAAAACTGATGAACCAAGCGTTCATGATACagataaagttgataataattcgAGAACAGAAACTCATCAGGATGCTTTTCTTGAACAGAGGAAACCGGTGGATATATGTAGTAAAGCAAATAGCAACACAAGTAAACATAATACTTCGGTAGTTTGTGAGAGGAATGCTTCTGATGAACAAACCGAAAAGCGACCAACCAATGCTAGTATACCGGGTAGAAGTCGAAATAGAGTTAACAAAGAGTACTCGAAAGAAGAACATCTAGGAGCTGCAAAGCGAATGTTTGCTAATGCTTTAGGTTTGCGCTCGGCTAAGGATTCGAGAAGTAGTGAAAGGAAGACAACACAGTAG
- the LOC108467875 gene encoding uncharacterized protein LOC108467875 isoform X2 gives MIQVLDCSTDGILELEPMNSYNRLLLHRLADIFGFAHESIGEGDDRHLILQRCPETSIPSILVSDILWQCDEPQSLTASHHILTREGTTPVMEKNLPSFELSLEEREAAYLAARERIFAMDVGEVREPVKHKPRTVPIVARRMIAHALGQRINLCNLDDSARDLKDLGKTDEPSVHDTDKVDNNSRTETHQDAFLEQRKPVDICSKANSNTSKHNTSVVCERNASDEQTEKRPTNASIPGRSRNRVNKEYSKEEHLGAAKRMFANALGLRSAKDSRSSERKTTQ, from the exons ATGATACAAG TGTTGGATTGCAGCACAGATGGGATCCTAGAGTTGGAACCTATGAATTCATACAATCGGCTTCTCCTGCATCGTCTTGCAGATATATTTGG ATTTGCTCATGAATCAATTGGTGAAGGAGACGATCGGCATTTGATTTTGCAACGATGCCCAGAGACATCAAT ACCTTCCATTCTTGTTAGTGATATACTATGGCAGTGTGATGAGCCTCAGTCTCTCACAGCATCTCACCATATATTAACAAGAGAAGGAACTACACCAG TAATGGAGAAAAACTTGCCTTCTTTTGAGCTTAGTCTTGAGGAAAGAGAAGCAGCTTACTTAGCTGCTCGAGAACGGATTTTTGCAATGGATGTTGGAGAGGTTCGAGAACCTGTTAAGCATAAGCCACGAACTGTTCCTATTGTAGCTCGTCGAATGATTGCACATGCTTTAGGCCAAAGAATTAACTTATGCAATCTAGACGATAGTGCCCGGGATTTGAAAGACCTAGGGAAAACTGATGAACCAAGCGTTCATGATACagataaagttgataataattcgAGAACAGAAACTCATCAGGATGCTTTTCTTGAACAGAGGAAACCGGTGGATATATGTAGTAAAGCAAATAGCAACACAAGTAAACATAATACTTCGGTAGTTTGTGAGAGGAATGCTTCTGATGAACAAACCGAAAAGCGACCAACCAATGCTAGTATACCGGGTAGAAGTCGAAATAGAGTTAACAAAGAGTACTCGAAAGAAGAACATCTAGGAGCTGCAAAGCGAATGTTTGCTAATGCTTTAGGTTTGCGCTCGGCTAAGGATTCGAGAAGTAGTGAAAGGAAGACAACACAGTAG
- the LOC108467875 gene encoding uncharacterized protein LOC108467875 isoform X3, with the protein MIQDGILELEPMNSYNRLLLHRLADIFGFAHESIGEGDDRHLILQRCPETSIPSILVSDILWQCDEPQSLTASHHILTREGTTPVMEKNLPSFELSLEEREAAYLAARERIFAMDVGEVREPVKHKPRTVPIVARRMIAHALGQRINLCNLDDSARDLKDLGKTDEPSVHDTDKVDNNSRTETHQDAFLEQRKPVDICSKANSNTSKHNTSVVCERNASDEQTEKRPTNASIPGRSRNRVNKEYSKEEHLGAAKRMFANALGLRSAKDSRSSERKTTQ; encoded by the exons ATGATACAAG ATGGGATCCTAGAGTTGGAACCTATGAATTCATACAATCGGCTTCTCCTGCATCGTCTTGCAGATATATTTGG ATTTGCTCATGAATCAATTGGTGAAGGAGACGATCGGCATTTGATTTTGCAACGATGCCCAGAGACATCAAT ACCTTCCATTCTTGTTAGTGATATACTATGGCAGTGTGATGAGCCTCAGTCTCTCACAGCATCTCACCATATATTAACAAGAGAAGGAACTACACCAG TAATGGAGAAAAACTTGCCTTCTTTTGAGCTTAGTCTTGAGGAAAGAGAAGCAGCTTACTTAGCTGCTCGAGAACGGATTTTTGCAATGGATGTTGGAGAGGTTCGAGAACCTGTTAAGCATAAGCCACGAACTGTTCCTATTGTAGCTCGTCGAATGATTGCACATGCTTTAGGCCAAAGAATTAACTTATGCAATCTAGACGATAGTGCCCGGGATTTGAAAGACCTAGGGAAAACTGATGAACCAAGCGTTCATGATACagataaagttgataataattcgAGAACAGAAACTCATCAGGATGCTTTTCTTGAACAGAGGAAACCGGTGGATATATGTAGTAAAGCAAATAGCAACACAAGTAAACATAATACTTCGGTAGTTTGTGAGAGGAATGCTTCTGATGAACAAACCGAAAAGCGACCAACCAATGCTAGTATACCGGGTAGAAGTCGAAATAGAGTTAACAAAGAGTACTCGAAAGAAGAACATCTAGGAGCTGCAAAGCGAATGTTTGCTAATGCTTTAGGTTTGCGCTCGGCTAAGGATTCGAGAAGTAGTGAAAGGAAGACAACACAGTAG
- the LOC108467506 gene encoding uncharacterized protein LOC108467506, whose product MSTARPSTAWHSMTLQRRPPLPQRRRPLVVQSFRRSDFDTFARRVASGEALKDAWRTANDRFEQFVFEAKKTAERLNRQYSVSRRLSSVVQSATDRARELDRELEIGIRWRTFTMDFRRNWPRYRKQLNDFLETPLGRSFAMIFFLWFALSGWLFRFLIFAMWILPFAGPLLIGTIANSLVIKGACPACRKQFAGYKNQTIHCASCGNIVWQPEGDFFGRGSRRTGSKKSEPEIIDVEFEEK is encoded by the exons ATGTCTACAGCTCGGCCGTCGACGGCATGGCATTCGATGACGCTTCAGCGACGGCCTCCGCTTCCTCAGCGGCGGCGTCCTTTAGTAGTCCAATCCTTTAGGCGGAGCGACTTCGACACCTTCGCTCGCCGCGTGGCCTCCGGCGAGGCCTTGAAGGACGCTTGGCGAACGGCCAACGACCGCTTTGAGCAATTCGTCTTCGAAGCTAAAAAAACCGCTGAACGGTTAAACCGCCAGTACTCCGTTTCCCGCCGACTCTCCTCCGTCGTTCAATCCGCCACTGACCGTGCTCGTGAGCTCGACCGGGAGCTCGAGATTGGTATCCGTTGGCGAACATTTACGATGGATTTTCGTAGGAATTGGCCTAGG TACAGGAAGCAGCTGAATGATTTCTTAGAAACTCCATTAGGAAGAAGTTTTGCT ATGATTTTCTTCCTCTGGTTTGCATTATCCGGTTGGCTTTTTCGATTCTTAATATTTGCCATGTGGATACTACCATTTGCTGGGCCTCTTCTCATCGGGACTATTGCCAATAGTCTTGTTATTAAG GGTGCTTGTCCAGCTTGTAGGAAACAGTTTGCTGGTTATAAAAACCAAACGATACACTGTGCAAGCTGTGGAAACATTGTATGGCAACCAGAAGGAGACTTCTTTGGCAGAGGTAGTAGGCGCACCGGTTCAAAAAAGTCCGAACCAGAAATTATCGATGTCGAGTTTGAGGAGAAATGA
- the LOC128296449 gene encoding B3 domain-containing protein At5g18000-like, with translation MFLRWLIRGSARGSKIGHGRHKRELNARIQIEYDHSSENETIRYSKRNKESHVPRRKIKNGDGKFDEAMQNKTSARRAIQRLPSKGTAIARALERSIPESFCDEHMEQIPEDVTLKYKHKSWRVRMIICSDRAGRFSIGWRAFVQRNKLKVGDVCVFKMIKKTNIVFEVSIFRDGLTLG, from the exons ATGTTTTTACGATGGCTGATCCGCGGGTCAGCTCGTGGGAGTAAAATAGGTCATGGTCGGCACAAGAGGGAATTGAATGCTCGGATTCAGATTGAATATGATCATTCTAGTGAAAATGAAACGATTAGATATTCAAAGAGGAACAAAGAATCTCATGTTCCGAGAAGAAAAATTAAGAACGGAGATG GAAAGTTCGATGAGGCGATGCAGAATAAGACTTCAGCCCGGCGAGCTATTCAAAGGCTTCCAAGCAAAGGAACTGCCATTGCTAGAGCTCTTGAAAGA AGCATCCCAGAAAGCTTTTGCGACGAACACATGGAGCAAATTCCGGAAGATGTGACCCTTAAATATAAGCATAAATCATGGCGTGTAAGGATGATTATTTGCTCAGACAGAGCAGGCCGATTTAGCATCGGCTGGCGGGCATTTGTACAGCGAAATAAGCTCAAAGTTGGAGACGTTTGTGTGTTTAAGATGATCAAGAAAACAAATATTGTTTTCGAAGTCTCCATTTTCAGAGATGGTTTAACTCTTGGTTGA
- the LOC108467505 gene encoding B3 domain-containing transcription factor VRN1-like — protein MLTSSMNHPKTLHFFRIILSQTQKLPLPKRFVSLYGDDLSNTVIVKAPTGPEWKVELMKCDGEIWLANGWKDFADYFSLKYGNLLIFRYEGHSRFYVFMIFDQTTLEIEYPNGIDNHEVELQIPDVEEVGSEDVVEIVNNVSRSRKTTEKTRSSPRKRTRMQGATNAKKSEFRMSSRDGSKIGPEQAGGGTSAAQRLSASSANHFGSEKPFFVVNIQPSYITAFRANVPFTFARTYFTWKEADVVLKDRDGRTWPIHLKVYNKYHCTSFGRGWKAFAIDNDLRVGDSCAFELLEGPEISFRVTVFRNPEDSNDRHTSSTYNTYKHH, from the exons atgttaACTTCATCcatgaatcatccaaaaacactTCATTTTTTCAGGATTATTCTTTCTCAAACTCAAAAGCTT CCCTTGCCGAAAAGGTTCGTTAGTTTATACGGAGACGATCTATCGAATACCGTAATCGTTAAAGCTCCGACGGGGCCAGAATGGAAAGTAGAGTTGATGAAATGTGATGGTGAGATTTGGTTAGCTAATGGTTGGAAAGACTTCGCGGATTATTTCTCTTTGAAGTATGGGAACCTATTGATCTTTAGATACGAAGGTCATTCGCGGTTTTACGTGTTCATGATATTTGATCAGACTACACTGGAAATCGAATACCCGAACGGTATCGATAACCATGAGGTGGAGCTCCAAATACCGGACGTGGAAGAAGTCGGGAGTGAGGATGTGGTTGAAATAGTCAACAACGTATCGCGATCCCGGAAAACAACGGAGAAAACGCGTTCTTCGCCTCGTAAGAGAACAAGAATGCAGGGCGCTACGAATGCGAAAAAATCGGAGTTTCGAATGTCAAGCAGAGATGGAA GTAAAATCGGTCCGGAACAAGCTGGTGGAGGCACGTCTGCTGCCCAGAGATTATCGGCATCGTCAGCTAACCATTTTGGATCGGAAAAGCCATTCTTTGTAGTTAATATACAGCCATCGTACATTACCGCATTTCGTGCT AATGTTCCATTTACGTTCGCGAGAACTTATTTCACTTGGAAGGAAGCCGATGTTGTCCTTAAAGATCGAGACGGGAGAACTTGGCCTATTCATCTCAAAGTTTACAATAAATATCATTGCACAAGCTTTGGCCGTGGTTGGAAGGCATTTGCAATCGACAATGATTTACGAGTAGGCGACTCTTGTGCCTTTGAACTGCTAGAGGGACCCGAAATATCATTTAGGGTTACTGTTTTCCGGAACCCCGAAGATTCAAATGATCGCCATACTAGCAGTACGTACAATACCTACAAGCATCACTAA
- the LOC108467658 gene encoding 26S proteasome non-ATPase regulatory subunit 8 homolog A has protein sequence MDPQLTEVSQMFERFKAAFIRKDFDSCANLLSQLKVLLTKFRSLPPLFENTPNAVNELLLAREIYEHAVVLSVKIEDQDAFERDFFQLKPYYTDAGSRLPPSQQEYLILGLNLLRLLVQNRIAEFHTELELLSATALENPCIKHAVELEQSFMEGAYNRVLSARQNAPHETYVYFMDLLAKTVRDEIAGCSEKAYDYLSINDARQMLLFSSDQELLEYIKEEHPDWEVKNGSVYFQKAKDSAPCKEIPSLQLINQTLSYARELERIV, from the exons atggATCCACAGCTAACTGAAGTGTCGCAGATGTTCGAGCGATTCAAAGCTGCATTCATTAGAAAAGATTTCGATTCATGCGCCAATCTCCTTTCTCAACTCAAg GTTTTGCTGACAAAGTTTAGGAGCCTTCCTCCGCTATTTGAAAACACCCCTAATGCGGTTAACGAATTGCTCTTAGCAA gggaaatttacgaacATGCTGTTGTCCTTAGTGTTAAGATTGAGGATCAAGATGCCTTTGAGAGGGACTTTTTCCAGTTGAAGCCCTATTATACAGATGCTGG TAGCCGTCTTCCACCATCCCAGCAAGAGTACCTGATTCTAGGTCTTAATCTCTTGAGACTTCTTGTCCAGAACAGAATTGCTGAGTTCCATACTGAACTGGAACTGCTTTCGGCCACTGCCCTGGAGAATCCTTGCATCAAGCATGCCGTGGAGCTGGAGCAATCCTTCATGGAAGGGGCTTACAATCGTGTCTTGAGTGCTAGACAAAATGCTCCTCATGAAACTTATGTTTATTTCATGGATCTCTTGGCAAAAACAGTGAG AGATGAAATAGCTGGATGCAGTGAGAAGGCATATGATTATCTTTCAATTAACGATGCCCGACAGATGTTGCTTTTCTCATCTGATCAAGAACTTTTGGAATACATCAAAGAG GAGCATCCTGATTGGGAGGTGAAGAATGGATCCGTGTATTTCCAGAAGGCCAAAGACTCTGCACCATGTAAGGAGATCCCATCCCTACAACTGATTAACCAAACTCTTAGCTATGCTAGGGAGTTGGAGCGGATTGTGTAG
- the LOC108469524 gene encoding uncharacterized protein LOC108469524: MEKKGIIIFLVVILLGIISAITGFAAESTKVKTSQVTIDDSGQCVYPKNSAHALGLISALMLLIAKIIINVATGCFCCRKTDPSRSSNQIKPLVFYIAFW, translated from the exons atggagaaaaaaggaATAATTATATTCTTGGTTGTGATCCTTTTGGGGATAATATCAGCCATTACTGGCTTTGCAGCTGAATCTACAAAGGTtaag acTTCGCAAGTAACGATAGACGATTCCGGTCAATGTGTATATCCAAAGAACTCAGCGCATGCACTTGGCTTAATATCAGCCCTCATGCTTTTGAtcgcaaaaataataataaatgtcgCCACCGGTTGTTTTTGTTGCCGGAAAACCGATCCGTCCCGGAGCTCTAACCAGATAAAACCTCTTGTCTTCTATATTGCTTTTTGGTAA
- the LOC128296502 gene encoding uncharacterized protein LOC128296502: MDTATGCAHWERTNQPPNYNRNKAILLYITSWITFIVAIVLLLKGAVSKDQNDQAIERNDMYYCPVVKAGIFAVGASFAAISFISGVLLFQTLNPKGEDANNAPIPNEGGVQRCV; encoded by the exons ATGGATACCGCCACCGGTTGTGCTCATTGGGAAAGAACTAATCAACCTCCCAACTACAATCGGAATAAAGCTATTCTCTTATATATTACTTCTTG GATCACATTTATTGTAGCGATTGTTCTATTGCTGAAGGGTGCAGTGTCCAAAGATCAAAACGATCAAGCAATTGAGAGAAACGACATGTACTATTGTCCTGTCGTCAAAGCCGGAATCTTTGCCGTTGGAGCTAGCTTTGCTGCTATAAGTTTCATTTCCGGTGTCTTACTTTTTCAAACCCTAAATCCGAAAGGGGAGGACGCTAACAATGCACCGATTCCGAATGAAGGTGGCGTACAAAGGTGCGTCTAA